Proteins encoded together in one Thermococcus gammatolerans EJ3 window:
- a CDS encoding MBL fold metallo-hydrolase, translated as MSYVRVYVLVEDYSGYESPFLAQHGVSFLIEADGKRILFDTGQSAEPILHNMKILGIDPASIDYVFLSHCHYDHTGGLLGILKAIGRRVPVVAHPLIFRRHFITKPYLREVGVPFRREEVEELADLYLTADPLPITENVLSTGEVTEREEFERTELEVYTIENGKVVGDRLRDDMSLVAKTPGGLVVISGCSHAGIVSIVKHAIRLTGEERVRAVIGGFHLIEASDERIKRTVEEFKELGVKEVYTGHCTGLKAETAFLKAYGERFRKLHSGMVMEF; from the coding sequence GTGAGCTATGTGAGGGTGTACGTACTCGTCGAGGACTACTCCGGCTACGAGAGCCCCTTCCTTGCCCAGCACGGGGTGAGCTTCCTCATCGAGGCAGATGGAAAGAGAATTCTCTTCGACACCGGTCAGAGCGCCGAGCCCATTTTGCACAACATGAAAATTCTCGGAATCGATCCGGCCTCGATAGACTACGTCTTCCTGAGCCACTGCCACTACGACCACACTGGCGGGCTTTTAGGAATTCTAAAGGCCATCGGAAGGCGCGTTCCCGTTGTTGCACACCCCTTGATTTTCAGAAGGCACTTCATCACCAAGCCGTACCTCCGCGAGGTGGGCGTTCCGTTCAGGCGGGAGGAAGTTGAGGAGCTCGCTGACCTCTACCTCACCGCAGACCCTCTTCCAATAACCGAGAACGTCCTCTCAACGGGTGAAGTAACCGAGCGGGAGGAGTTTGAGAGAACAGAGCTTGAAGTCTACACAATTGAGAACGGGAAGGTCGTGGGGGACAGGCTGAGGGATGACATGAGTCTCGTGGCGAAAACGCCGGGGGGTCTCGTGGTTATAAGCGGCTGCAGCCACGCCGGCATAGTTAGCATCGTCAAGCACGCGATACGGCTAACAGGCGAGGAGCGTGTCAGGGCTGTAATAGGCGGCTTTCACCTGATTGAGGCAAGCGACGAGCGCATCAAGAGAACTGTGGAGGAGTTCAAAGAGCTCGGCGTTAAAGAAGTCTACACCGGGCACTGCACCGGGCTGAAGGCCGAGACGGCTTTCCTGAAGGCATACGGCGAGCGTTTCCGCAAGCTGCACTCCGGAATGGTCATGGAGTTCTGA
- a CDS encoding amylopullulanase yields the protein MKELKVRLLVLILLLSTASLAQGAVMMEGTTSGLGSFIAIDASGNTIIAAGISNGTGIGDFDVVLVAFKEDGRVLWEKAYGGTGRDLVSSVKVLPDGSILVAGGSASFNGGWVFLVGEDGRIAWSRVYNTEMIYSALPYGNGILALSSAGEKPLLLRLDSEGLVESAYVINTSLRVVPVTMRILPGQGVYIGGIAQSNATGSLDFWLAKVGENGELVWERTYGFEGMDRLYDVEVDGRGVTLVGYSTLFNNETNVNLLVVRTNLDGKLLWARVVGGPREDWANAVSLLPGGKLVLGGITYSAQTPQAWLLFMDEYGTIGESVLIGSRGIDWIRALTSLPSGGIVFAGGLNGSSLGTGSLGKSSFFLGVFKQDESFANCHVSVQRLDFPVESVAPITWVRSGGNPLPVSVSVRNVAPQAKTIKNGLKALCPLENPDTTSTMTTTSHTTGTTTTKTTVATTTATTTTTATTTTSTIPSTTTTSKNEGWKLCGPGLLIALPLLTLFLRRRKA from the coding sequence GTGAAGGAATTGAAGGTCAGGTTACTCGTGCTCATCCTTCTGCTCTCAACTGCCAGCCTCGCCCAAGGGGCAGTCATGATGGAGGGAACTACCTCCGGACTCGGCTCTTTTATTGCGATAGATGCCAGTGGAAACACCATCATCGCGGCCGGGATATCCAACGGAACAGGCATCGGGGACTTCGACGTGGTGCTCGTTGCGTTCAAGGAAGATGGAAGGGTTCTCTGGGAGAAGGCATACGGTGGAACCGGCAGGGATCTTGTGTCGAGTGTTAAAGTGCTCCCGGACGGTTCGATACTGGTCGCGGGGGGAAGTGCGTCCTTCAACGGGGGCTGGGTCTTTCTGGTTGGCGAGGATGGCCGGATAGCGTGGAGCAGGGTCTACAACACCGAGATGATATACTCTGCTCTTCCCTACGGAAACGGAATCCTCGCGCTCTCATCCGCCGGGGAAAAACCTCTCCTGCTCAGGCTGGATTCAGAGGGGCTCGTTGAAAGCGCCTATGTGATTAACACCAGCCTCAGGGTTGTTCCGGTCACGATGAGGATCCTTCCGGGTCAGGGGGTTTACATCGGCGGTATCGCCCAGTCCAACGCCACCGGCTCACTGGACTTCTGGCTGGCGAAGGTTGGAGAGAACGGAGAGTTGGTATGGGAGAGAACCTACGGCTTTGAGGGGATGGATAGACTCTATGATGTGGAGGTCGACGGGAGGGGTGTGACCTTAGTTGGGTACAGCACCCTCTTCAACAATGAGACCAACGTCAACCTTTTAGTTGTCAGAACGAACCTCGATGGAAAGCTCCTCTGGGCGAGGGTTGTTGGCGGGCCGAGGGAGGACTGGGCAAACGCGGTTTCGCTCCTTCCCGGGGGAAAACTTGTCCTCGGGGGCATAACGTATTCCGCCCAAACTCCGCAGGCGTGGCTTCTCTTCATGGACGAGTATGGGACTATCGGGGAGTCCGTCCTAATCGGGAGCAGGGGGATAGACTGGATAAGGGCACTCACATCCCTTCCCTCAGGGGGAATAGTTTTCGCAGGTGGGCTGAACGGATCGAGCCTCGGCACAGGGAGTCTTGGGAAGTCAAGCTTTTTCCTCGGTGTGTTCAAACAGGATGAGAGCTTTGCAAATTGCCACGTCTCGGTTCAGAGGCTCGACTTTCCAGTTGAGAGCGTTGCGCCCATAACGTGGGTTCGCTCCGGAGGAAATCCCCTCCCGGTGAGCGTCTCGGTTAGGAACGTCGCCCCCCAGGCCAAAACCATCAAGAACGGCCTCAAAGCCCTCTGTCCCCTCGAAAACCCCGACACCACGAGCACCATGACAACCACGTCCCACACAACCGGAACAACCACAACAAAGACCACCGTAGCTACCACTACAGCCACCACTACAACGACTGCCACTACAACGACGTCAACGATCCCCTCGACCACAACCACTTCAAAGAATGAGGGCTGGAAGCTCTGCGGTCCCGGGCTTTTGATAGCATTGCCCCTCCTCACGCTTTTCTTGAGGAGGCGAAAGGCATAA
- a CDS encoding DUF555 domain-containing protein: protein MGDYVVVLEAPIIVKDVETSEDAINVAVSKVAKALNKENLDFVRVEIGYSQCPVCGAHFESAFVIGSVGLVGIYLTLKVFNAQSIEHAERIAKAVVGKALKRVPLKVFEIRELEEENGDGLEVPDEFE from the coding sequence ATGGGGGACTACGTCGTTGTGCTCGAAGCCCCGATAATAGTCAAGGATGTGGAAACGAGCGAGGACGCGATAAACGTCGCGGTGAGCAAGGTCGCAAAGGCCCTCAACAAGGAGAACCTCGACTTCGTGAGGGTTGAGATTGGCTACTCCCAGTGCCCCGTCTGCGGCGCCCATTTCGAGAGTGCCTTCGTGATAGGCTCCGTCGGGCTGGTTGGGATATACCTCACGCTCAAGGTCTTCAACGCCCAGAGTATAGAGCACGCCGAGAGAATAGCCAAGGCCGTGGTTGGAAAGGCCCTCAAGAGGGTTCCACTCAAGGTTTTTGAAATAAGGGAGCTGGAGGAGGAGAATGGGGACGGTCTGGAGGTTCCGGACGAGTTCGAATGA
- a CDS encoding DUF357 domain-containing protein, which yields MGREITDEKLERYFRITEEALKTLEVAVHEKSLLHKVAEDFLTMARSYFEDARYYYEKGDYVTAFAALNYAHGFIDAGVRLGVFRGEDDRLFAFG from the coding sequence GTGGGGCGAGAGATCACCGATGAGAAGCTCGAGAGGTATTTTAGAATAACAGAGGAGGCCTTAAAGACCCTTGAGGTTGCAGTTCATGAGAAAAGCCTCCTTCACAAAGTTGCTGAGGATTTTTTGACGATGGCGAGGAGCTATTTTGAGGACGCCAGGTATTACTACGAGAAGGGCGACTACGTGACGGCCTTCGCGGCGCTGAATTACGCCCACGGCTTTATCGACGCCGGTGTAAGGCTCGGTGTCTTTAGGGGTGAAGACGACAGGCTTTTTGCCTTCGGGTGA
- a CDS encoding TIGR02253 family HAD-type hydrolase, protein MIKVVFFDLDDTLIDTSKLAEIARRNAIENMIRAGMPVDFGIAYHELLELINEYGSNFNRHFDYLLRRLDLPHNPRWIAAGVIGYHNTKISHLKTVRGVKRTLLRLKEMGLKLGIITDGNPVKQWEKILRTEIEDYFDEVLISDFVGVKKPHRKIFEKALRKFEVQPGEAMMVGDRLYSDIYGAKQVGMHTVWFKYGKYANKELDYLEYADFVIRSLEEVPEIVRGLNDEEEERSDPEVHAD, encoded by the coding sequence ATGATAAAGGTCGTTTTCTTTGACCTTGACGACACGCTCATCGACACAAGCAAACTCGCCGAGATCGCAAGGCGAAACGCGATAGAGAATATGATCCGTGCCGGTATGCCCGTCGATTTCGGCATAGCCTACCATGAGCTCCTTGAGCTGATAAACGAGTACGGGAGCAACTTCAACAGGCACTTCGACTACCTCCTGAGGCGCCTCGATCTCCCTCACAACCCCAGGTGGATAGCGGCGGGAGTAATAGGTTACCACAACACTAAGATCTCCCACCTCAAGACCGTACGGGGAGTTAAGAGGACCCTCCTTCGCCTCAAAGAGATGGGTCTTAAACTGGGGATAATCACCGACGGAAATCCCGTCAAACAGTGGGAGAAGATTCTTCGAACGGAGATAGAGGATTACTTCGATGAAGTCCTTATATCCGACTTCGTGGGCGTCAAGAAGCCCCACAGAAAGATCTTCGAGAAGGCCCTCCGGAAGTTTGAAGTCCAGCCCGGGGAAGCCATGATGGTCGGCGACAGGCTGTACTCCGACATATACGGGGCCAAGCAGGTGGGAATGCACACCGTCTGGTTCAAATACGGAAAGTACGCCAACAAAGAGCTTGACTATCTCGAATACGCCGACTTCGTCATCAGATCACTTGAGGAAGTTCCGGAGATAGTGAGGGGACTCAACGATGAGGAAGAAGAGCGTTCAGATCCGGAAGTTCATGCTGATTGA
- a CDS encoding ASCH domain-containing protein, giving the protein MRKKSVQIRKFMLIDSAYKSRILRGDKVTTIRYGSYEAKPGSEVYLVITPSDTAIAKVRITKVERKKVRELTNEDARLDGFSDVKELLRELNKIYGELYGDDEVTIIGFEVVKRFKDGIPLKWLKGLNYREPEEIARLYLENQDKLNFNRETDFIMRRIYNEGLGKAVRTFGPKKVQQALLKVYHGLYNEGLI; this is encoded by the coding sequence ATGAGGAAGAAGAGCGTTCAGATCCGGAAGTTCATGCTGATTGACTCCGCCTACAAGTCGAGGATCCTCAGGGGAGACAAGGTCACGACGATACGCTACGGGAGTTACGAAGCCAAACCCGGGAGCGAGGTCTACCTTGTGATAACGCCGAGCGACACTGCCATAGCGAAGGTTAGGATCACGAAGGTCGAGCGGAAGAAGGTTAGGGAACTCACCAACGAAGATGCAAGGCTCGATGGCTTCTCGGACGTTAAGGAGCTCCTCCGCGAGCTGAACAAAATCTACGGCGAGCTCTACGGGGACGACGAGGTCACGATAATAGGTTTTGAGGTGGTCAAGCGTTTTAAAGATGGAATTCCCCTCAAGTGGCTCAAGGGGCTCAACTACCGCGAGCCCGAGGAGATAGCGCGCCTCTACCTCGAAAACCAAGATAAGCTCAACTTCAACCGCGAAACGGACTTCATAATGCGCAGGATTTACAACGAGGGGCTCGGGAAGGCGGTGAGAACCTTCGGACCGAAGAAAGTCCAGCAGGCACTGTTAAAGGTCTACCACGGCCTCTACAACGAGGGGCTGATTTAG
- a CDS encoding phosphatase PAP2 family protein — protein MKKSPFQLLSLGLLLALALQLAGGFKGINEALNSALPLIDTPWMNLLTALGGNAFLALFAIIVVLYEMKKLGGVSSKTLAFLIALSLGLVAVGALKALLAEPRPRPLPGAGFLSSGAFPSGHTFRASIIASYVSDRWKKLAPLAWAYAIGIALTRLFLHYHWLSDVLFSLLFAPWLYLLLRSTEKLWLPIMGRILKKLNLEVVEA, from the coding sequence ATGAAGAAGAGCCCCTTCCAACTCCTCTCCCTGGGACTGCTCCTCGCCTTAGCCCTTCAGCTTGCAGGCGGGTTTAAAGGTATAAACGAGGCCCTTAACTCGGCCCTTCCCCTAATAGACACTCCCTGGATGAACCTGCTAACGGCCCTGGGGGGAAACGCGTTCTTAGCCCTTTTTGCCATCATTGTAGTTCTCTACGAGATGAAGAAGCTGGGTGGCGTATCTTCAAAGACCCTTGCCTTTCTCATCGCTCTCTCCCTCGGCCTCGTCGCGGTCGGTGCGCTGAAGGCCCTCCTCGCCGAGCCAAGACCGAGACCGCTCCCGGGGGCCGGTTTTCTGAGCTCGGGGGCGTTCCCCTCGGGCCACACCTTCAGAGCCTCAATAATAGCGAGCTACGTTTCAGACCGCTGGAAGAAACTTGCTCCGCTCGCGTGGGCCTACGCCATTGGAATAGCCCTCACGAGGCTCTTCCTCCACTACCACTGGCTTAGCGACGTCCTTTTCAGCCTCCTCTTTGCCCCCTGGCTTTATCTACTGCTCCGCTCCACGGAGAAACTCTGGCTTCCCATCATGGGGAGAATACTCAAAAAACTCAACCTGGAGGTCGTTGAGGCATGA
- a CDS encoding COG2426 family protein, producing MNGFIEVFLLSLIPTFEGRYAIVYGIGRGYPLWETLLSASLGVLLLSLLLPLALPLIDRIMLWLEKTPLRKVAHLYLYYVERARRKAHPYVERWGFIGLTIFVAIPLPGTGVWTGALAAYLLGIEKKQTVPALILGGLLSMAITVLPALGLFG from the coding sequence ATGAACGGTTTCATCGAGGTCTTCCTGCTATCCCTCATTCCAACCTTCGAGGGGCGCTATGCGATAGTCTATGGCATAGGGAGGGGCTATCCTCTCTGGGAGACCCTTCTGAGCGCTTCCCTCGGCGTTCTGCTACTCTCGCTCCTCCTGCCTTTGGCGCTTCCACTGATAGACCGAATCATGCTCTGGCTCGAAAAAACGCCCCTCCGAAAGGTGGCCCACCTCTACCTCTACTACGTCGAGCGTGCTCGGAGAAAGGCCCACCCCTACGTGGAAAGGTGGGGCTTCATCGGCCTCACAATCTTCGTTGCCATTCCGTTGCCAGGGACTGGTGTGTGGACGGGAGCATTGGCGGCTTACCTCCTCGGAATCGAGAAAAAGCAGACGGTTCCCGCTTTAATCCTCGGCGGGCTTTTGAGCATGGCGATAACGGTTCTGCCCGCGCTGGGGCTGTTTGGGTGA
- a CDS encoding TldD/PmbA family protein, whose amino-acid sequence MFELNEFILKKAEELGFGDVVVLSYETNRRQVRFANNEITVAKHWHERKVELFVEKEKRIASTTVTELSEENVERVLKTLKKNIENLSPKEDYYGIAQGPFKYKDIPETFDKAIVELDEPNDYVETAINSALSEGAKRVAGVLYTDHNRLYLTTSNGVEAFDEGTGIEISVRAFVGDLESGHGTCSARVLKKFDPELAGRKAGEIAHMARNPVQGPEGRFDVIFDPLAFANLLSYMGFMLSAYAAEAGFSFLAGKLGQKVASELVTLKDVGNLPNGYGSRKFDDEGVPTRETTVIENGTFKTFLLNTSLAKKYGTETTANAGLIMPRPWNLVLEPGDYSKSELFGEVKRGIYITNVWYTRFQNYVTGDFSTIPRDGIFLLENNELKPIRNIRVSDNLGRILSNVVAISNEPFQVHWWEVSRPVITPYVLVKDVGITRATK is encoded by the coding sequence ATGTTCGAGCTTAACGAATTCATCCTGAAGAAGGCCGAAGAGCTCGGCTTCGGCGACGTCGTCGTTCTGAGCTATGAAACCAACCGCAGACAAGTCCGCTTCGCCAACAACGAGATAACGGTCGCCAAGCACTGGCACGAGAGGAAGGTGGAACTCTTCGTCGAGAAGGAGAAAAGGATAGCGAGCACAACGGTAACCGAGCTGAGCGAGGAGAACGTCGAGCGGGTTTTGAAGACCCTCAAGAAGAACATCGAGAACCTCTCGCCCAAGGAGGACTACTACGGAATAGCCCAAGGCCCGTTCAAATACAAAGACATCCCCGAGACCTTCGATAAAGCTATCGTCGAACTCGATGAGCCAAACGACTACGTGGAGACTGCCATAAACTCCGCCCTGAGCGAAGGTGCCAAGCGCGTTGCGGGAGTTCTCTACACCGACCACAACAGGCTTTACCTGACCACGAGCAACGGGGTTGAGGCCTTCGACGAGGGAACGGGGATAGAGATAAGCGTCAGGGCCTTCGTGGGCGACCTTGAGAGCGGACACGGCACCTGCTCCGCGAGGGTTCTGAAGAAGTTCGACCCCGAATTGGCCGGAAGGAAAGCTGGAGAGATTGCCCACATGGCTCGCAATCCTGTTCAGGGGCCTGAGGGGAGGTTCGACGTCATCTTCGACCCCTTAGCGTTTGCGAATCTGCTCAGCTACATGGGCTTCATGCTCTCAGCTTATGCAGCAGAGGCGGGCTTTTCGTTCCTGGCTGGAAAGCTAGGCCAGAAGGTCGCGAGCGAGTTGGTGACGCTCAAGGACGTTGGAAACCTGCCCAACGGCTATGGAAGCAGGAAGTTCGACGACGAGGGCGTTCCGACGAGAGAAACCACCGTCATAGAGAACGGGACATTCAAGACGTTCCTCCTCAACACAAGCCTCGCCAAGAAGTACGGAACCGAGACAACCGCCAACGCCGGCTTGATAATGCCGAGGCCCTGGAACCTCGTTCTCGAGCCCGGCGACTACTCCAAGTCCGAGCTCTTCGGCGAGGTTAAGAGGGGCATCTACATCACCAACGTCTGGTACACTCGCTTCCAGAACTACGTGACCGGCGACTTCTCGACGATACCGCGCGACGGAATCTTCCTGCTTGAGAACAATGAGCTAAAGCCTATAAGGAACATCCGCGTCAGCGACAACCTCGGGAGGATTTTGAGCAACGTAGTTGCTATAAGCAACGAGCCGTTCCAGGTACACTGGTGGGAGGTTTCGAGGCCCGTCATCACGCCCTACGTTCTCGTGAAGGACGTGGGAATAACGAGGGCGACGAAGTGA
- a CDS encoding TldD/PmbA family protein, producing the protein MELLEFAVEKALELGASYAEARYEEKSGTHLAMKNGSPEGMDIEADRGIGIRVLADGGMGFASTNVLTRESVAEAVKRAVKLAKAASQVRNEPIEFSEEDFHRVSYKVKMKKDFRDISPEEKLEILRKIEEEVKATGINVPMRYLMYSDQLWKKVFVNSEGAYVKSKIPRISVVYNLVVFENGQMEQAPFVQRAFSGGFELIEKDEPWNWAVKDVKALKRLITEGKKPPEGRVDLVISPEVAGIAVHESVGHPYESDRIFGREAAQAGESFVKPDMLGERIGSEVVTVIDDPTIPNSWGFYLYDDEGVKARPRYLIRNGIINEFLTNREYAAKLGGRSNAAARAVNYNREPIVRMANTYLAPGDYSFEELIEDIKLGVYMVSFNEWNIDDRRYQQRYIGREAYLIENGEIKHPVRRPILEITTRALWSSVDAVGKDVEFYPGTCGKGEPGQGVPVWMGGAHARLRDIPLRRP; encoded by the coding sequence ATGGAGCTTTTGGAGTTCGCCGTCGAGAAGGCCCTTGAGCTTGGCGCTTCCTACGCCGAGGCCCGCTACGAGGAGAAGAGCGGGACGCACTTGGCAATGAAGAACGGTTCTCCCGAGGGAATGGACATCGAGGCCGACAGGGGAATCGGGATAAGGGTTCTCGCCGACGGCGGAATGGGATTCGCGAGCACGAACGTTTTAACTCGGGAAAGCGTTGCCGAGGCCGTTAAGAGGGCCGTCAAGCTGGCGAAGGCGGCTTCACAGGTTAGAAACGAGCCGATTGAGTTCAGCGAGGAGGACTTCCATCGCGTTTCCTACAAGGTCAAGATGAAGAAGGACTTCAGAGACATTTCCCCTGAAGAGAAGCTCGAAATCCTCAGGAAAATCGAGGAGGAGGTCAAGGCAACTGGAATAAACGTGCCGATGCGCTATTTAATGTACTCCGACCAGCTCTGGAAGAAGGTCTTCGTCAACAGCGAAGGAGCTTATGTAAAGAGCAAAATCCCGCGCATTTCCGTTGTCTACAACCTCGTCGTCTTCGAGAACGGTCAGATGGAGCAGGCGCCCTTCGTCCAGAGGGCATTCTCGGGCGGTTTCGAGCTAATCGAGAAGGACGAGCCCTGGAACTGGGCGGTGAAGGACGTTAAAGCCTTAAAGAGGCTCATCACCGAGGGCAAGAAGCCACCCGAGGGAAGGGTTGACCTCGTCATAAGCCCTGAGGTCGCTGGCATAGCGGTTCACGAGAGCGTTGGACATCCGTACGAGTCCGACAGGATTTTCGGCAGGGAGGCCGCTCAGGCAGGTGAGAGCTTCGTCAAGCCCGACATGCTCGGCGAGAGAATCGGGAGCGAGGTCGTTACGGTGATAGATGACCCGACGATTCCGAACAGCTGGGGCTTCTACCTCTACGATGACGAGGGCGTTAAGGCTCGCCCGAGGTACCTCATAAGGAACGGAATCATAAATGAGTTTCTGACCAACAGGGAGTACGCGGCAAAGCTCGGGGGGCGCTCGAACGCGGCCGCGAGGGCGGTAAACTACAACCGCGAGCCGATAGTGAGGATGGCCAACACCTACCTCGCGCCAGGCGATTACTCCTTCGAGGAGCTGATTGAGGACATAAAGCTCGGCGTCTATATGGTGTCCTTCAACGAGTGGAACATAGACGACAGGCGCTACCAGCAGAGGTACATCGGCAGAGAGGCCTACCTCATCGAGAACGGCGAGATAAAGCACCCAGTCAGGAGGCCAATCCTCGAGATAACCACCAGAGCCCTCTGGAGCAGTGTTGACGCGGTTGGCAAGGACGTCGAGTTCTACCCAGGAACCTGTGGGAAGGGCGAACCCGGACAGGGCGTTCCCGTCTGGATGGGTGGAGCGCACGCAAGGTTGAGGGACATACCGCTGAGGAGGCCGTGA
- a CDS encoding type II toxin-antitoxin system RelE family toxin, whose protein sequence is MNGLQCSPPPKRHKKTKNASEHIKRKFEELVEELKYNPIPSEKFDVKKLKGRENTFRVRLGEYRVIYELQRKKLLILVIKFGKRKNVYE, encoded by the coding sequence TTGAATGGTTTACAGTGTTCTCCTCCCCCGAAACGCCATAAAAAGACTAAAAACGCTTCCGAACACATAAAACGGAAATTTGAAGAACTCGTTGAGGAACTCAAATATAACCCCATCCCTTCTGAAAAGTTCGACGTTAAGAAGCTCAAGGGAAGGGAAAACACATTCAGGGTTCGTCTGGGCGAGTACAGGGTAATCTACGAACTTCAGCGGAAGAAACTGCTTATTCTCGTCATCAAATTTGGGAAGAGGAAGAACGTTTACGAATGA
- a CDS encoding MazG nucleotide pyrophosphohydrolase domain-containing protein, whose translation MELREFQEMIREIYFHKDSKRGVERTFLWFVEEVGELSEAIRKNDREAMEEEFADVLAWLASLANLLGVDLEEAAKKKYPGVCPYCGKKPCECEEKF comes from the coding sequence ATGGAGCTCAGGGAATTCCAGGAGATGATCCGTGAGATTTACTTCCACAAGGACTCTAAGAGAGGCGTCGAGAGGACTTTCTTGTGGTTCGTTGAAGAAGTTGGAGAGCTGAGCGAGGCTATAAGGAAGAACGACCGCGAGGCTATGGAGGAGGAGTTCGCCGACGTTTTGGCGTGGCTCGCAAGCCTGGCAAACCTTCTCGGTGTTGATTTGGAGGAGGCCGCGAAGAAAAAATATCCCGGCGTCTGCCCCTACTGCGGGAAGAAGCCGTGCGAATGCGAGGAGAAGTTCTGA
- a CDS encoding aspartate/glutamate racemase family protein: protein MKKIGLIGGTTPESTCYYYRNYIRLSREKFGSFTFPELIIYSINFNEFLNAPGGWEGRKKILINAAKALERAGAEIIALTANTPHIVFPDVQKAVSVPMVSIIDALIEEMKRRGVRKVLLLGTKTTMTAGFYKDALNRAGFEAVVPGREEIEEVNRIIFEELAFENFKNKPYLLSLVEKYRKERGIEGVILGCTELPLAIRPDDVSVEVFDTAEIHMRKLIEVASE, encoded by the coding sequence ATGAAGAAAATCGGGCTTATAGGTGGAACAACTCCGGAGTCAACGTGCTACTACTACCGGAACTATATTCGCCTGAGTCGGGAAAAGTTCGGCTCTTTTACCTTCCCCGAGCTGATAATCTACTCGATAAACTTCAATGAGTTCCTCAACGCTCCTGGTGGCTGGGAAGGAAGAAAAAAGATCCTGATAAACGCTGCCAAAGCCCTTGAGCGAGCGGGGGCCGAGATCATAGCCCTCACTGCGAACACGCCCCACATTGTATTTCCCGACGTCCAGAAAGCCGTAAGCGTCCCGATGGTCAGTATAATCGATGCCCTTATCGAAGAAATGAAAAGGAGAGGCGTTAGGAAAGTCCTCCTTCTCGGAACGAAGACGACGATGACCGCTGGCTTCTACAAGGATGCCCTCAACAGGGCGGGGTTTGAGGCCGTTGTTCCCGGGAGAGAGGAGATAGAGGAAGTTAACAGGATAATATTCGAGGAACTGGCCTTTGAGAACTTCAAGAACAAGCCTTACCTGCTGTCCCTCGTGGAGAAATACCGGAAGGAGAGGGGGATAGAGGGGGTCATCCTCGGCTGTACCGAGCTCCCCCTTGCGATAAGGCCCGATGACGTCTCGGTCGAAGTCTTTGACACGGCGGAGATACACATGCGCAAGCTCATCGAGGTCGCGAGCGAGTGA
- a CDS encoding cob(I)yrinic acid a,c-diamide adenosyltransferase, which translates to MPVTTKTGDRGLTGLFTGDRVVKYSPIMEANGTIDELDSFLGEAKHYVPDEMVGILERVQVQLYDLMAEFASKGKYAKVGDDEVRWLEALTRKYEDELQLRAFVLPGSTVASAKLDVCRAIARRAERKVAKLYLEVGIGEKALVYLNRLSDLLFVMARLIEKREGKLKEVK; encoded by the coding sequence ATGCCCGTAACAACCAAAACAGGCGATAGAGGTTTAACCGGCCTCTTTACTGGCGACCGTGTTGTAAAGTACTCGCCGATAATGGAAGCGAACGGAACGATTGACGAGCTCGACAGCTTCCTCGGGGAGGCAAAGCACTACGTGCCAGACGAAATGGTCGGAATTCTTGAGAGGGTTCAAGTCCAGCTCTACGACCTTATGGCGGAATTCGCGAGCAAAGGAAAGTACGCCAAGGTGGGCGACGATGAAGTCCGCTGGCTTGAGGCTCTCACTAGGAAGTACGAGGACGAGCTCCAGCTTAGAGCCTTCGTCCTGCCGGGGTCAACGGTGGCGAGTGCGAAGCTCGACGTGTGCAGGGCGATAGCGCGAAGGGCCGAGCGGAAGGTCGCGAAGCTCTATCTTGAGGTCGGCATAGGAGAAAAGGCGCTCGTCTACCTCAACAGGCTCAGCGACCTGCTCTTCGTGATGGCAAGGCTCATAGAAAAGCGCGAGGGGAAGCTGAAGGAGGTTAAATGA